From Vibrio aerogenes, a single genomic window includes:
- a CDS encoding response regulator, with amino-acid sequence MTLRLLLAEDDQQLREVLVEALTLESFDVIAFDNAEDALDYAATQHIDLALMDVVMRGITGIEALASLRRMHPNIGIVITTAFATVDMAVDAMKKGADEFLTKPFNLTSLSVTLKRVYAQHSPKSPVDERHNDMIFSALSNPIRRMVVKQLKIHRKLKFMDLCRVVGVEDHTKFNFHLRQLVNCGLVEKEEGRTYSLTERGIQVYISMLQS; translated from the coding sequence ATGACACTCAGACTGTTACTGGCCGAAGATGATCAACAGCTCAGAGAAGTATTGGTTGAAGCTTTGACGTTGGAGTCTTTTGACGTGATTGCCTTTGATAATGCAGAAGATGCATTAGATTACGCCGCCACTCAGCATATTGACCTGGCCCTGATGGATGTCGTTATGCGTGGTATCACCGGGATTGAGGCGTTGGCTTCATTACGGCGCATGCACCCGAATATTGGTATTGTGATTACCACTGCCTTTGCAACGGTCGATATGGCCGTCGACGCCATGAAGAAAGGAGCGGATGAGTTTTTGACCAAGCCGTTTAATCTGACATCTTTATCCGTCACATTAAAAAGAGTCTATGCACAGCACTCACCAAAGTCGCCGGTGGATGAGCGACATAATGATATGATTTTTTCTGCATTATCTAATCCAATCCGGAGAATGGTTGTGAAGCAGCTTAAAATTCACCGTAAGCTGAAATTTATGGATTTGTGCCGGGTTGTCGGTGTTGAGGATCATACAAAATTTAATTTTCATCTCAGACAGTTGGTGAACTGTGGGCTGGTTGAAAAAGAAGAAGGAAGGACTTACTCACTGACAGAGCGAGGTATCCAGGTTTATATCAGTATGTTGCAATCCTGA
- the pstS gene encoding phosphate ABC transporter substrate-binding protein PstS, with protein sequence MKFIKSALVSSLMVAASFGVAAQTTINGAGATFPLPVYAKWAEQYQKETGVQINYQGIGSGGGIRQITAKTVDFGASDAPLTMKQLDKKGMIQFPMVMGAIVPVVNIPGIKAGELKLTGNVVADIFLGKIKKWDDPAIVALNRDVKLPHQSIYVVHRSDGSGTTYNFTQYLNQISYDWRTQVGFAKDISWPKAATGIGGKGNAGVANFVNRTKGSIGYVEYAYAKQNNLAYTQMRNSSGKFLMPTMKTFQAAAANADWKNAPGYHLLLNNQPGDDSWPLTAATFILLHKDQVNTKKAQAMVDFFKWSYKHGKYAEKLDYVPMPEKVVDMVNSTWKHSLVHNGKSIIK encoded by the coding sequence GTGAAATTCATTAAATCAGCTCTTGTGTCTTCATTGATGGTTGCTGCTTCATTTGGTGTCGCAGCGCAAACAACCATTAATGGTGCTGGTGCAACTTTCCCGCTACCTGTTTACGCTAAATGGGCAGAGCAATACCAAAAAGAAACCGGGGTTCAAATCAACTATCAGGGTATTGGTTCTGGCGGTGGTATCAGACAAATCACAGCAAAAACTGTTGATTTCGGCGCTTCTGATGCACCTTTAACGATGAAGCAGCTGGACAAAAAGGGCATGATCCAGTTCCCAATGGTGATGGGTGCGATTGTTCCGGTTGTGAATATTCCGGGCATTAAGGCTGGTGAATTAAAATTAACAGGGAACGTTGTTGCTGATATCTTCCTTGGCAAAATTAAAAAATGGGATGACCCCGCAATTGTTGCACTCAACCGGGATGTCAAACTACCTCATCAATCCATTTATGTCGTTCACCGTTCAGACGGTTCAGGCACCACTTATAACTTCACCCAATACCTGAATCAAATCAGTTATGACTGGCGGACTCAGGTGGGTTTTGCAAAAGATATCAGCTGGCCAAAAGCAGCAACGGGTATTGGTGGTAAAGGCAATGCAGGTGTCGCCAACTTCGTCAACCGCACGAAAGGCTCTATCGGCTATGTTGAATATGCTTATGCGAAGCAAAACAACCTGGCTTATACACAAATGAGAAACAGCTCAGGAAAATTCCTGATGCCGACCATGAAAACATTCCAGGCAGCTGCAGCAAATGCAGACTGGAAAAATGCCCCGGGGTATCACCTTTTACTGAATAATCAGCCAGGTGATGACTCATGGCCGCTGACTGCAGCAACCTTTATTCTTCTGCATAAAGATCAGGTGAATACAAAGAAAGCACAAGCGATGGTCGACTTCTTTAAGTGGAGCTACAAACACGGCAAGTATGCTGAAAAACTGGATTATGTGCCAATGCCTGAAAAAGTTGTCGATATGGTAAACAGCACGTGGAAACACAGTCTGGTCCATAACGGAAAATCAATTATTAAATAA
- the pstB gene encoding phosphate ABC transporter ATP-binding protein PstB translates to MSTAINSILHSTSDADINGQAFYEEENLMQSMEIQNLNFFYAKGAAPALKNVSMPIYKNRVTALIGPSGCGKSTLLRTLNRIYNLYGQQYAEGDIQLEGQSIFANTDINELRSKVGMVFQKPTPFPMTIYENMTFGLKIQGKFSKEEIRERVESALKRSHLWDEVKDKLNSDANGLSGGQQQRLCIARTIALEPDVILMDEPTSALDPIATSAIEMLITELRTKYTIVVVTHNMQQAMRISDYTGFMYLGELEEFGKTRQIFNDPGKERTRNYISGDFS, encoded by the coding sequence ATGAGTACGGCAATTAACAGCATACTTCACAGCACATCAGACGCAGACATCAACGGACAAGCCTTTTATGAAGAAGAGAACCTGATGCAAAGCATGGAAATACAGAACCTGAACTTCTTCTATGCCAAAGGTGCTGCACCCGCACTGAAAAATGTTTCCATGCCGATTTACAAAAATCGCGTCACTGCACTCATCGGACCATCCGGATGTGGGAAGTCGACCCTGTTAAGAACATTAAACCGGATTTACAACCTTTACGGTCAGCAGTACGCTGAAGGTGATATACAACTTGAAGGGCAAAGTATCTTTGCGAATACGGACATTAATGAATTACGCTCTAAAGTCGGGATGGTTTTCCAAAAACCGACGCCTTTCCCGATGACAATTTATGAGAATATGACATTTGGACTGAAGATACAGGGAAAATTCTCCAAAGAAGAAATCAGAGAGCGGGTCGAGTCCGCTTTGAAACGTTCTCATCTTTGGGATGAAGTGAAAGATAAACTCAATTCGGATGCCAATGGTTTATCCGGAGGCCAACAGCAACGGTTGTGTATTGCCAGAACAATTGCACTGGAACCCGATGTTATTTTAATGGATGAACCAACCTCAGCACTTGACCCGATTGCAACCTCAGCTATCGAAATGCTGATCACGGAATTGCGCACCAAATATACCATTGTGGTTGTGACACATAATATGCAGCAAGCCATGCGTATTTCTGACTATACGGGATTCATGTACCTTGGCGAGCTGGAAGAATTTGGCAAAACCAGACAAATTTTTAATGATCCGGGCAAAGAACGCACCCGCAACTATATCTCTGGTGATTTCAGTTAA
- the ybeD gene encoding DUF493 family protein YbeD has product MLTINSDAKLKDLLEFPCSFTYKVMGYAKPELPERVLEVIQRHAPGDYSPKVKPSAKGNYHSVSINITATSIEQVETLYKELGEIDIVRMVL; this is encoded by the coding sequence ATGTTGACTATTAATTCCGACGCTAAGTTAAAGGATCTCCTTGAATTTCCTTGTTCATTTACATACAAAGTGATGGGATATGCAAAGCCGGAATTACCGGAACGTGTCCTTGAGGTGATTCAGCGCCACGCACCGGGTGATTACAGCCCAAAGGTGAAACCAAGTGCGAAAGGAAACTATCATTCTGTTTCAATTAATATCACGGCAACGTCAATTGAGCAGGTAGAAACGCTCTATAAAGAACTGGGTGAGATTGATATCGTCCGTATGGTGCTGTAA
- a CDS encoding serine hydrolase, producing the protein MNKKIISKSIFVSAIALSATLSNALASPIVVPDAPQIAAKGYVLMDYHSGKILAEKEMNTKLAPASLTKMMTSYVIGQELARGNISPEDDVVISKNAWAKNFPDSSKMFIEVGTTVKVKELNKGIIVQSGNDACVAMAEHVAGSEDAFVDLMNAWAGTIGMKNTHFANVHGLDHGNHYSTPYDMALLGQALIRDVPDEYKIYAQKKFTYNGITQYNRNGLLWDKSMHVDGIKTGHTSHAGYSLVSSATEGNMRLISVVMGTKSANARKSESKKLLSYGFRFFETVAPHKAGQTFVQERIWMGDKSTVALGVDKDTYVTLPRGQAKNLKASFVLEKELQAPIHKGDVVGKLYYQLEGKDVAQYPLMALEDVEKGSIFSRLWDYIVLLFKGLF; encoded by the coding sequence ATGAATAAAAAAATTATTTCTAAGTCAATTTTTGTGTCTGCTATTGCTTTATCAGCCACATTATCTAACGCACTAGCTTCTCCGATTGTCGTTCCCGATGCACCTCAAATTGCCGCCAAAGGCTATGTCCTGATGGACTATCATTCAGGTAAAATCCTTGCAGAAAAAGAGATGAATACCAAACTGGCTCCGGCAAGCCTGACAAAAATGATGACCAGCTATGTGATTGGACAAGAGCTGGCAAGAGGCAATATTTCTCCTGAAGATGATGTCGTCATCAGTAAAAATGCATGGGCGAAGAATTTTCCTGACTCTTCAAAAATGTTCATTGAAGTCGGCACGACCGTTAAAGTCAAAGAGCTGAACAAAGGGATTATTGTCCAGTCAGGTAATGATGCCTGTGTCGCAATGGCGGAACATGTTGCCGGTTCAGAAGATGCATTTGTTGACCTGATGAATGCCTGGGCGGGCACCATTGGCATGAAAAACACACATTTTGCCAATGTCCATGGGCTTGACCATGGAAACCATTACTCCACACCTTATGATATGGCACTGCTGGGACAAGCTCTGATCAGAGATGTTCCGGACGAGTATAAAATCTACGCTCAGAAAAAATTCACTTATAACGGCATCACACAATATAACCGTAACGGGCTATTGTGGGATAAGAGTATGCATGTGGACGGGATCAAAACCGGTCATACCAGCCATGCAGGTTATAGCCTGGTCAGTTCAGCAACAGAAGGAAACATGCGTTTAATTTCTGTTGTGATGGGTACCAAGAGTGCAAATGCACGTAAATCTGAAAGCAAAAAACTGCTGAGTTATGGTTTCCGCTTCTTTGAAACAGTTGCACCACACAAAGCGGGACAAACCTTCGTTCAGGAAAGAATCTGGATGGGAGACAAAAGCACGGTTGCTTTGGGTGTCGATAAAGATACTTATGTGACTCTGCCCCGTGGTCAGGCAAAAAATCTGAAAGCCAGTTTTGTGCTTGAAAAAGAACTGCAGGCTCCTATTCATAAGGGAGATGTTGTCGGTAAGCTTTACTACCAGCTGGAAGGTAAAGATGTTGCCCAATACCCGCTGATGGCACTTGAAGATGTAGAGAAAGGCAGTATTTTCAGCCGCCTGTGGGATTACATCGTCTTATTGTTTAAAGGACTGTTCTAA
- a CDS encoding sensor histidine kinase — protein sequence MDMLIIFKVYLIYGLACFSIFSSVFFRNLSKSRIHIAGVLPVLAAFGLVHGIHEWSALYLEIFRSESGVFRYIEAFKVVKLWLSFAFLSLFAWKMLNLTSWRYLRWIKGCMMTLLLIFIAGLVLRYDMDASQAYIVSLREQIRWIFALGGGVLSGLAVYSYANILEEEGYGASLPFKLMGLALIGYGCFAGLFSVESGLWVLVCQTFWAICITVTLWYALRVFDRERDSQTEAALHQSLQDAKLKELGELISAVAHEIKTPVSSAMVSCDLLLRQLPDDEAHRRQINRIMNSLTRAAEISHEVLNYAHHKPVKHERVRLCDIIHAAVHLNQYRLAGFDCMMELDEQLVVYGDAGLLEEVISNFISNAIDASQDDDRRIKISCFRDKLNVVVQVLDYGDGMPQDMIGKATQPFFTTKPRGEGTGMGLSLCKQIILRHGGTLLLRNHPEGFVAEMRLPGGNQ from the coding sequence ATGGATATGTTGATTATATTTAAAGTGTATCTGATTTATGGATTAGCGTGTTTTTCTATATTCTCTTCTGTTTTTTTCAGAAATCTCAGCAAAAGTCGCATTCATATTGCCGGAGTATTGCCGGTTTTGGCTGCATTTGGGCTGGTACACGGCATTCATGAATGGTCAGCGCTCTATCTGGAGATATTCAGAAGTGAATCTGGAGTATTCAGATACATTGAAGCATTTAAAGTGGTTAAGTTATGGTTATCTTTTGCCTTTTTAAGCCTCTTTGCCTGGAAAATGCTGAATCTGACTTCCTGGCGCTATCTCCGCTGGATTAAGGGATGCATGATGACCCTATTGTTGATTTTTATCGCCGGATTGGTTCTCCGCTATGACATGGACGCCTCTCAGGCTTACATTGTTTCACTCCGTGAACAGATCCGGTGGATTTTTGCATTGGGTGGCGGCGTATTATCTGGTCTGGCAGTCTACAGTTATGCCAATATTCTTGAAGAAGAAGGGTATGGGGCATCTCTGCCTTTTAAACTCATGGGACTGGCATTGATAGGGTATGGTTGTTTTGCCGGTTTATTTTCAGTTGAGAGTGGCTTATGGGTTTTAGTCTGTCAAACGTTTTGGGCGATTTGTATTACAGTGACACTTTGGTATGCACTCCGGGTGTTTGACCGGGAACGTGACAGTCAGACTGAGGCCGCATTACATCAATCGCTTCAGGATGCCAAACTAAAAGAGCTGGGAGAGCTGATTTCTGCGGTTGCCCATGAAATTAAAACACCGGTGAGCAGTGCGATGGTGAGTTGTGACTTGCTATTACGACAATTACCGGATGATGAGGCGCACCGGCGGCAAATTAACCGGATTATGAATAGTTTGACCCGGGCTGCGGAAATCAGCCATGAAGTATTGAACTATGCGCATCATAAGCCCGTAAAACATGAACGCGTCCGGTTGTGCGATATCATTCATGCCGCGGTTCATCTGAATCAGTATCGTTTAGCCGGATTTGATTGCATGATGGAACTGGATGAGCAATTGGTGGTTTACGGTGATGCGGGGCTTCTGGAGGAAGTGATCAGTAACTTTATCTCTAATGCCATTGATGCCAGTCAAGACGATGACCGGCGTATCAAAATTAGTTGCTTCCGGGACAAGCTGAATGTTGTGGTTCAGGTGCTTGATTATGGCGATGGAATGCCACAGGATATGATTGGTAAGGCAACTCAGCCATTTTTTACGACGAAACCAAGAGGCGAGGGAACGGGCATGGGGCTGTCATTGTGTAAACAGATTATCTTAAGGCATGGCGGCACACTTTTACTGCGGAACCATCCAGAAGGATTTGTTGCTGAAATGCGTTTACCGGGAGGAAATCAATGA
- the pstA gene encoding phosphate ABC transporter permease PstA, with the protein MNKRKIKNFIFLAFCTLSAASGVFMLASIFYTLIGDGIKGLNLNTFTMLTPGPGSEGGLKNALIGSFMLTLAGILIAAPIGILAGTWLAETEKDNKIAESLRFLNGMLMSAPSILVGLFIYAIIVVPTGGYSGWAGAIALAVLALPMIISSTEEMLRLVPPTLKEAGSGLGSPKWRVITQLSYRAAAPGIITAVLLSIARISGETAPLLFTSLNSNFMTTDMSKPMANLPVTIYQFAMSPYTSWQNLAWAGALIVTTFILGINVLATVLPKIIKAGRA; encoded by the coding sequence ATGAATAAAAGAAAAATAAAAAATTTTATCTTTCTGGCATTTTGCACGCTGTCTGCCGCTTCAGGCGTGTTTATGCTCGCCAGTATTTTTTATACCCTCATTGGTGATGGTATAAAAGGATTGAACCTGAATACATTTACCATGCTGACCCCCGGACCGGGGAGCGAAGGCGGCCTGAAAAATGCCCTGATTGGTAGCTTTATGCTGACATTAGCAGGCATTCTTATTGCGGCGCCTATCGGTATTCTTGCGGGTACCTGGCTGGCAGAAACAGAGAAAGACAACAAAATTGCAGAATCATTACGCTTCTTAAACGGGATGTTGATGAGTGCCCCTTCCATTCTCGTCGGTTTGTTCATTTATGCCATTATTGTGGTTCCTACCGGAGGCTATTCCGGCTGGGCTGGTGCGATTGCACTGGCCGTTCTCGCGTTACCTATGATTATCTCTTCAACAGAAGAAATGCTGCGTCTGGTTCCACCAACCCTCAAAGAAGCCGGCAGCGGTTTGGGATCACCCAAATGGCGGGTCATCACTCAGTTAAGCTACCGGGCTGCAGCACCTGGTATTATCACGGCGGTGTTACTTTCAATTGCCCGTATTTCAGGAGAAACAGCCCCTCTGTTATTTACCTCTCTGAACAGTAACTTCATGACGACAGACATGAGTAAACCGATGGCAAATTTACCCGTAACTATCTATCAATTTGCGATGAGCCCATATACATCGTGGCAAAATCTTGCATGGGCCGGTGCACTGATTGTAACGACCTTTATCTTAGGCATAAACGTACTGGCAACTGTGTTGCCGAAAATAATTAAGGCAGGAAGAGCATGA
- the lipA gene encoding lipoyl synthase yields MTKPIQMEKGVKYRDADKMALIPVKNMPSEQKEVLRKPEWMKIKLPSDSQRIQDIKSAMRKNNLHSVCEEASCPNLAECFNHGTATFMILGAICTRRCPFCDVAHGRPLTPDAGEPEKLAQTIKDMGLKYVVITSVDRDDLRDGGAQHFADCNREIRALNPEIRIETLVPDFRGRMDKALEILQTSPPDVFNHNLETAPRLYRKARPGANYKWSLELLKKFKDNHPDIPTKSGLMMGLGETKEEIIGVLKDLRAHGVTMLTLGQYLAPSRHHLPVERYVPPSEFEELKEIALDLGFTHAACGPFVRSSYHADLQAQGVEIK; encoded by the coding sequence ATGACTAAACCAATTCAAATGGAGAAAGGCGTCAAATACCGGGATGCGGATAAAATGGCACTGATACCGGTAAAAAATATGCCGTCCGAACAAAAAGAAGTGTTACGCAAACCGGAATGGATGAAGATCAAACTGCCTTCGGACAGTCAGCGCATTCAGGATATCAAATCTGCGATGCGTAAAAATAATCTGCATTCTGTCTGTGAGGAAGCGTCCTGCCCTAACCTTGCGGAATGTTTTAACCACGGCACGGCTACTTTTATGATTCTGGGTGCTATCTGTACCCGTCGTTGCCCATTCTGCGATGTTGCACACGGTCGCCCATTAACACCTGATGCCGGTGAGCCGGAAAAACTGGCACAAACGATCAAAGATATGGGACTGAAATATGTGGTGATCACTTCAGTCGATCGTGATGACTTACGTGATGGTGGTGCGCAACACTTTGCTGATTGTAACAGGGAAATCAGGGCGCTGAATCCTGAAATAAGAATTGAAACACTGGTTCCTGATTTCAGGGGACGTATGGATAAAGCGCTGGAAATTTTACAAACCAGTCCCCCGGACGTATTTAACCATAACCTTGAAACCGCCCCACGTTTGTACCGTAAAGCTCGTCCTGGTGCTAACTATAAATGGTCTCTCGAGCTATTGAAAAAATTCAAAGATAACCACCCGGACATCCCGACTAAATCTGGTTTGATGATGGGACTTGGTGAAACAAAAGAAGAGATTATCGGGGTATTAAAAGATTTAAGGGCTCATGGGGTGACCATGCTGACATTGGGTCAGTATCTGGCACCAAGCCGGCACCATTTACCGGTTGAACGCTATGTCCCGCCTTCTGAATTTGAAGAGCTGAAAGAGATTGCTCTGGACCTTGGCTTCACGCACGCCGCATGTGGTCCTTTCGTCCGTTCTTCTTATCATGCTGATCTTCAGGCTCAGGGTGTTGAAATTAAATAA
- the glyA gene encoding serine hydroxymethyltransferase, with the protein MLTRDMNIADYDAELFAAIQEETLRQEEHIELIASENYTSPRVMEAQGSQLTNKYAEGYPGKRYYGGCEYVDKAEALAIDRACKLFNCEYANVQPHSGSQANSAVYMALLNPGDTVLGMSLAHGGHLTHGSPVNFSGKHYNVIPYGIDESGQINYDEMEALALEHKPKMIIGGFSAYSQIVDWARMREIADKAGAYLFVDMAHVAGLIAAGVYPTPIPHAHIVTTTTHKTLAGPRGGLILSNAGEEMYKKLNSAVFPGGQGGPLMHVIAAKAVAFKEAMEPEFKEYQARVVKNAKAMVAQFQERGYKIVSNGTENHLFLVDLIDKGITGKEADAALGAANITVNKNSVPNDPRSPFVTSGIRVGTPAITRRGFTVEDAENLANWMCDVLDNADDQSVIEATKAKVLEICKRLPVYA; encoded by the coding sequence ATGCTAACGCGAGATATGAATATCGCTGATTATGATGCGGAGCTCTTCGCAGCAATTCAGGAAGAAACCCTCCGTCAGGAAGAACACATTGAATTAATTGCTTCCGAAAACTATACCAGTCCACGGGTCATGGAAGCTCAGGGTTCTCAGCTAACAAATAAATATGCAGAAGGTTATCCTGGCAAGCGTTATTACGGTGGTTGTGAGTACGTGGACAAAGCAGAGGCTTTGGCAATTGATCGGGCATGTAAATTATTCAACTGTGAATATGCAAATGTTCAGCCTCATTCAGGTTCTCAGGCGAACAGTGCAGTTTATATGGCTTTGCTGAATCCGGGTGATACTGTGCTGGGGATGAGCCTTGCCCATGGTGGTCACCTGACTCATGGTTCTCCGGTTAACTTTTCTGGTAAGCACTATAATGTGATTCCTTATGGCATTGATGAAAGTGGCCAAATCAATTACGACGAAATGGAAGCGCTCGCGCTTGAGCATAAGCCTAAGATGATTATCGGTGGCTTCTCGGCTTATTCTCAGATTGTTGACTGGGCAAGAATGCGTGAAATCGCTGACAAGGCAGGTGCTTATCTGTTTGTTGATATGGCGCACGTTGCGGGTTTGATCGCTGCGGGTGTTTATCCGACGCCAATTCCTCATGCGCATATCGTGACGACGACAACACATAAAACACTGGCTGGTCCGCGTGGTGGTCTGATTCTTTCCAACGCGGGTGAAGAGATGTATAAGAAGCTGAATTCAGCTGTTTTCCCTGGCGGCCAGGGCGGCCCTCTGATGCACGTAATTGCTGCAAAGGCGGTTGCGTTCAAAGAAGCAATGGAACCTGAATTTAAAGAATATCAGGCACGTGTTGTGAAAAATGCCAAAGCGATGGTTGCCCAGTTCCAGGAACGTGGCTACAAGATCGTTTCAAATGGTACTGAAAATCACCTGTTCCTTGTTGATTTGATTGATAAGGGTATTACAGGGAAAGAAGCGGATGCCGCCTTGGGCGCAGCAAATATAACCGTCAACAAAAATTCCGTGCCTAACGATCCGCGGAGTCCTTTCGTCACTTCAGGTATCCGTGTTGGTACGCCTGCGATCACCCGTCGTGGTTTCACGGTGGAAGATGCAGAAAATCTGGCAAACTGGATGTGTGATGTGCTTGATAATGCTGATGACCAGTCTGTCATTGAAGCAACAAAAGCAAAAGTACTTGAGATTTGTAAGCGTTTACCTGTTTACGCTTAA
- the lipB gene encoding lipoyl(octanoyl) transferase LipB encodes MDNQRLIIKQLGQQDYQTVWQAMHEFTDSRTSETRDEIWLVEHPPVFTQGQAGKAEHLLNTGDIPVVQSDRGGQVTYHGPGQLVVYFLLDLRRKQLGVRELVTHIENIVVKTLKAFGIESKAKPDAPGVYVGDKKICSLGLRIRRGCSFHGLALNVNMDLSPFLRINPCGYQGMEMVQVSDLGGPSTLRTVEEQLIKELVTTLGYGHTQYSTEVIS; translated from the coding sequence ATGGATAACCAGCGTCTCATCATTAAACAACTTGGCCAGCAAGATTATCAGACAGTCTGGCAGGCTATGCATGAGTTTACTGACAGCCGGACCAGTGAAACCCGGGATGAAATATGGCTTGTCGAACACCCACCGGTCTTCACTCAGGGTCAGGCCGGGAAAGCCGAGCATTTGCTCAATACCGGGGACATTCCGGTTGTTCAGTCAGACCGTGGCGGACAGGTCACCTATCATGGCCCCGGTCAGCTTGTTGTATACTTCTTACTTGACCTGAGAAGAAAGCAGCTGGGCGTCCGTGAACTGGTCACACATATTGAAAATATCGTCGTCAAGACTCTCAAGGCTTTTGGCATTGAATCAAAGGCGAAGCCAGATGCACCTGGTGTCTACGTCGGAGATAAAAAGATTTGTTCTCTTGGCTTAAGGATTCGTCGTGGCTGTTCATTTCATGGGCTGGCACTCAATGTGAACATGGATTTATCACCGTTTTTAAGGATCAATCCATGTGGTTATCAAGGCATGGAGATGGTTCAGGTCAGTGACCTTGGCGGGCCCTCAACCCTCCGCACCGTAGAAGAACAGTTAATTAAAGAACTCGTGACCACACTGGGATACGGGCACACTCAATACAGCACAGAAGTAATATCATGA
- the pstC gene encoding phosphate ABC transporter permease subunit PstC, translating into MTIISLKNKINGDSVFNKLSFASALLIFITLTGIILSLIEGGWPAFQKFGIHFIFRDIWDPIQGEFGAAAAIYGTLVSSLIAILISAPIALGTAIFLAELTPGWLSEPVGKAVELLAAIPSIIYGMWGLFVFAPWFSDNFQMWAAEHIVDIPLIGPWFDGPPIGIGLLSAGIILSIMILPIMTSLTRDALKSIPDVLREAAYGTGATPFEVITRVLIPQVKEATVSAAILGLGRALGETMAVAFVIGGANRIETSLFMPASSISATIAQQFNEATDPMQLASLIALGVVLFIITFFVMSFARRLLRKKKYE; encoded by the coding sequence ATGACAATTATCAGTTTAAAAAATAAAATCAATGGCGACTCTGTTTTTAATAAATTGAGTTTTGCCAGTGCACTTCTTATATTTATCACTTTAACAGGCATTATCTTATCCCTGATTGAAGGTGGCTGGCCTGCATTTCAAAAATTCGGAATTCACTTTATTTTCCGCGATATATGGGACCCGATTCAAGGCGAGTTTGGCGCAGCTGCAGCAATTTACGGGACACTGGTATCATCTCTTATTGCGATTCTTATCTCCGCGCCAATTGCTCTCGGCACCGCCATTTTTTTAGCAGAACTCACCCCGGGCTGGCTCAGTGAACCTGTCGGTAAAGCCGTTGAACTACTGGCTGCAATACCAAGTATCATCTACGGAATGTGGGGATTATTTGTCTTCGCCCCGTGGTTTTCAGATAATTTTCAGATGTGGGCAGCAGAGCATATCGTCGATATTCCCCTGATAGGCCCCTGGTTTGACGGACCGCCCATTGGTATCGGTTTGCTGAGTGCAGGGATCATTCTGTCGATTATGATTTTGCCGATCATGACCTCATTAACCAGAGATGCACTGAAGTCCATTCCGGATGTACTCAGAGAAGCCGCGTATGGGACAGGCGCCACACCATTTGAAGTGATCACCCGGGTTCTGATTCCTCAGGTCAAAGAAGCCACTGTCAGTGCTGCAATTCTGGGGTTAGGCCGGGCGTTAGGTGAAACCATGGCCGTTGCTTTTGTCATTGGTGGCGCAAACCGGATTGAGACATCGCTTTTTATGCCCGCCAGTTCTATCTCCGCAACCATCGCGCAGCAATTTAATGAAGCAACCGATCCAATGCAACTGGCTTCTCTCATCGCCCTTGGCGTTGTGTTGTTCATCATTACTTTTTTTGTGATGAGTTTTGCCCGTCGTCTGTTGAGGAAAAAAAAGTATGAATAA